The Falco peregrinus isolate bFalPer1 chromosome 9, bFalPer1.pri, whole genome shotgun sequence genome includes a window with the following:
- the LOC114011846 gene encoding uncharacterized protein LOC114011846, which translates to MLPCRGGWAGRGAAARGVGRAGAEREVGGGGGGGGSAGLRERRWAPPPPRHPPGAGEPLTNAHCALGDSTVRVTAANLLLGHRWAAASPRLRGPAPRRHDACPPRLPEVALPLGLCCPMTNRWRCHWQKQLCRSPGETCPSSHEQHHGMNASDFPLPMEPSCPAPVSKGKGLK; encoded by the exons ATGCTGCCGTGcaggggcggg TGGGCGGGGCGAGGGGCCGCGGCGCGCGGcgtgggccgggccggggcagaGCGAGAAgttggcggcggcggcggcggcggggggagcgcggggctgcgggagcGCAG gtgggccccgccgcccccccgtCACCCTCCAGGAGCAGGTGAGCCACTGACTAACGCACATTGTGCTCTCGGCGACTCCACTGTGCGTGTGACAGCGGCTAACCTGCTCCTCGGACATCGCTGGGCGgccgcctcgcctcgcctccGGGGACCCGCGCCTCGCCGCCACGACGCGTGCCCTCCCCGCCTGCCAG aagtAGCCCTGCCTTTGGGACTGTGCTGCCCGATGACTAACCGCTGGAGATGCcactggcagaagcagctctgcaggtcaCCCGGTGAGACTTGTCCCAGTTCCCATGAGCAGCACCATGGTATGAATGCTTCCGACTTCCCGCTACCTATGGAACCATCCTGTCCAGCTCCAGTAAGCAAAGGCAAGGGGTTGAAGtga
- the RASSF7 gene encoding ras association domain-containing protein 7 isoform X1, with the protein MELKVWVDGIQRVVCGVSEQTTCQEVVIALARAIGQTGRYVLVQKLREKERQLLPLECPLESLAKCGQYANDVQFVLRRTGPSVAERPSSEGAPQAPERTFIRASLPIKPRPAGTDAPRSREPKKSMTFNLGPTGSGDPFAMSRWRHQAREGMDLEGGGVVQPSKEELFRRVLRQQEQLHSLEAHGDTLETDLRLWERGRLTGQEDEILYLEHLVRRNETELCEEEFWQSELRLEKECERERQERVRSLRASLEEYTQRIYELSARTEALQEEIQWEMAERAKRGKETPAPSPTELEDMAAKMKRDLETKVKQGTQLESNLASVEKALEEAERNLQAQTQELEELNKELRQCNLQQFIQQTGATVTVLQARSEEDAQPEPSPHELPAYQRNGGFPPSTSTDSPPRTSTKQFLGHPRTLPEPLVSSLSPEVVSARQSIWR; encoded by the exons ATGGAGCTGAAGGTCTGGGTGGACGGGATCCAGAGGGTTGTCTGCGGCGTCTCGGAGCAAACCACCTGCCAAGAAGTGGTCATCGCCTTGGCACGGGCCATCG GTCAGACGGGCCGCTACGTGCTGGTGCAGAAGCTGCGGGAGAAGGAGCGGCAGCTGCTGCCGCTGGAATGCCCTCTGGAGTCGCTGGCCAAGTGCGGGCAGTATGCCAACGACGTGCAGTTCGTCCTGCGGCGGACGGGCCCCAGCGTGGCCGAGCGGCCCTCCTCGGAGGGTGCTCCCCAAGCCCCCGAGAGGACGTTCATCCGGGCCAGCTTGCCCATCAAACCCAGGCCCGCCGGCACGGATGCACCCCGTTCCCGGGAGCCAAAAAAATCTATGACCTTCAACTTGGGTCCTACAGGCTCAGGAGACCCATTTGCCATGAGCCGTTGGAGGCACCAAGCGCGGGAGGGGATGGACTTGGAGGGCGGTGGGGTGGTCCAGCCCTCCAAGGAGGAGCTGTTTAGGAGGGTGCTgcggcagcaggagcagctgcatTCTTTGGAGGCCCACGGGGACACCCTGGAGACGGACCTACGGCTCTGGGAGCGCGGCCGGCTCACCGGCCAGGAGGATGAGATCCTCTACCTGGAGCACCTGGTGCGGAGGAACGAGACAGAGCTGTGCGAGGAGGAGTTTTGGCAGAGCGAGCTCCGGCTGGAGAAGGAGTGTGAACGGGAGCGGCAGGAGCGGGTTAGGAGCTTGCGGGCCAGCCTGGAGGAGTACACCCAGAGGATCTACGAGCTGAGCGCCCGGACTGAAGCCCTGCAGGAGGAGATCCAGTGGGAGATGGCCGAGAGGGCCAAGAGGGGGAAGGAGACCCCTGcgcccagccccacagagctggAGGACATGGCTGCCAAGATGAAAAGGGACCTGGAGACCAAGGTCAAGCAAggcacccagctggaaagcaacCTGGCCAGCGTGGAGAAGGCCCTGGAGGAAGCCGAACGGAACCTGCAG GCCCAGACCCAAGAGCTGGAGGAGTTAAATAAGGAGCTGAGGCAGTGTAATTTGCAGCAGTTTATTCAGCAGACGGGGGCCACGGTGACCGTCCTGCAGGCCAGGTCCGAGGAGGATGCCCAGCCGGAGCCGAGCCCGCACGAGCTGCCAGCCTACCAGAGAAACGGAG GTTTtcctcccagcaccagcactgacTCCCCTCCCCGGACCAGCACCAAGCAGTTCCTCGGCCACCCCAGGACCCTGCCGGAGCCCCTAGTGTCCAGCCTGAGCCCCGAGG TTGTATCAGCCAGGCAGAGCATCTGGAGGTAG
- the RASSF7 gene encoding ras association domain-containing protein 7 isoform X2, which yields MELKVWVDGIQRVVCGVSEQTTCQEVVIALARAIGQTGRYVLVQKLREKERQLLPLECPLESLAKCGQYANDVQFVLRRTGPSVAERPSSEGAPQAPERTFIRASLPIKPRPAGTDAPRSREPKKSMTFNLGPTGSGDPFAMSRWRHQAREGMDLEGGGVVQPSKEELFRRVLRQQEQLHSLEAHGDTLETDLRLWERGRLTGQEDEILYLEHLVRRNETELCEEEFWQSELRLEKECERERQERVRSLRASLEEYTQRIYELSARTEALQEEIQWEMAERAKRGKETPAPSPTELEDMAAKMKRDLETKVKQGTQLESNLASVEKALEEAERNLQVFLPAPALTPLPGPAPSSSSATPGPCRSP from the exons ATGGAGCTGAAGGTCTGGGTGGACGGGATCCAGAGGGTTGTCTGCGGCGTCTCGGAGCAAACCACCTGCCAAGAAGTGGTCATCGCCTTGGCACGGGCCATCG GTCAGACGGGCCGCTACGTGCTGGTGCAGAAGCTGCGGGAGAAGGAGCGGCAGCTGCTGCCGCTGGAATGCCCTCTGGAGTCGCTGGCCAAGTGCGGGCAGTATGCCAACGACGTGCAGTTCGTCCTGCGGCGGACGGGCCCCAGCGTGGCCGAGCGGCCCTCCTCGGAGGGTGCTCCCCAAGCCCCCGAGAGGACGTTCATCCGGGCCAGCTTGCCCATCAAACCCAGGCCCGCCGGCACGGATGCACCCCGTTCCCGGGAGCCAAAAAAATCTATGACCTTCAACTTGGGTCCTACAGGCTCAGGAGACCCATTTGCCATGAGCCGTTGGAGGCACCAAGCGCGGGAGGGGATGGACTTGGAGGGCGGTGGGGTGGTCCAGCCCTCCAAGGAGGAGCTGTTTAGGAGGGTGCTgcggcagcaggagcagctgcatTCTTTGGAGGCCCACGGGGACACCCTGGAGACGGACCTACGGCTCTGGGAGCGCGGCCGGCTCACCGGCCAGGAGGATGAGATCCTCTACCTGGAGCACCTGGTGCGGAGGAACGAGACAGAGCTGTGCGAGGAGGAGTTTTGGCAGAGCGAGCTCCGGCTGGAGAAGGAGTGTGAACGGGAGCGGCAGGAGCGGGTTAGGAGCTTGCGGGCCAGCCTGGAGGAGTACACCCAGAGGATCTACGAGCTGAGCGCCCGGACTGAAGCCCTGCAGGAGGAGATCCAGTGGGAGATGGCCGAGAGGGCCAAGAGGGGGAAGGAGACCCCTGcgcccagccccacagagctggAGGACATGGCTGCCAAGATGAAAAGGGACCTGGAGACCAAGGTCAAGCAAggcacccagctggaaagcaacCTGGCCAGCGTGGAGAAGGCCCTGGAGGAAGCCGAACGGAACCTGCAG GTTTtcctcccagcaccagcactgacTCCCCTCCCCGGACCAGCACCAAGCAGTTCCTCGGCCACCCCAGGACCCTGCCGGAGCCCCTAG